One window from the genome of Gadus macrocephalus chromosome 7, ASM3116895v1 encodes:
- the znhit3 gene encoding zinc finger HIT domain-containing protein 3 isoform X1, translating into MACFCFLHSRSCSLGCYKTHKDSCIRVERPAPVTPETNTDVEPWNVDDILQKEEDYIDKVPLQKLKLLSQSEELRGLLRNPHLRQLLRSIDSAANKDEMMRAAMQEPLFVEFSDECLKVVENGQRKPSRPGSSEDL; encoded by the exons ATGGCTTGTTTTTGCTTTCTTCATTCACGAAGTTGTTCGCTTGGCTGCTATAAGACACATAAGG ACAGTTGCATTCGTGTTGAACGGCCAGCCCCTGTTACCcctgaaacaaacacagacg tAGAACCGTGGAACGTGGATGACATCCTCCAGAAGGAAGAGGATTATATCGACAAAGTTCCCTTGCAGAAACTTAAACTGCTGA GCCAGTCGGAGGAGCTGAGAGGCCTTCTGCGTAACCCCCACCTGAGACAGTTATTGCGCTCCATCGACTCCGCGGCGAATAAAGACGAAATGATGAGAGCCGCCATGCAGGAACCGCTGTTTGTCGAGTTCTCCGACGAGtgtttgaaagttgtagaaaaTGGCCAACGCAAACCTTCAAGACCAGGGTCCAGTGAAGATCTCTAG
- the vkorc1l1 gene encoding vitamin K epoxide reductase complex subunit 1-like protein 1 isoform X1 produces MMAAPVLRVSTPRWERIARLLVCLLGIVLSLYAFHVEREKARDASYQAICDVSTSISCSKVFTSRWGRGFGLLGSIFGNDSALNQPNSVYGICFYAFQLLLGMTVSAMAALILMTTSILSVMGSMYLGYILYFVLEDFCIICVTTYVLNFILFLLNYKRLVYLNEAWKQQLPVKQD; encoded by the exons ATGATGGCGGCGCCCGTCCTGAGAGTGTCCACCCCTCGATGGGAGAGAATAGCCCGGCTCCTCGTATGTCTACTAGGCATCGTATTGTCTTTATACGCCTTCCACGTGGAAAGGGAAAAGGCTAGGGATGCGAGCTATCAGGCGATCTGCGACGTCAGTACTTCCATCAGCTGTTCCAAAGTGTTCACCTCAAG ATGGGGACGAGGCTTCGGGCTCCTGGGCTCCATCTTCGGGAACGACAGCGCGCTGAACCAGCCCAACAGCGTCTACGGGATCTGCTTTTACGCTTTTCAGCTTTTACTTG GAATGACGGTCAGCGCAATGGCGGCCCTCATCCTCATGACCACGTCCATCCTGTCGGTCATGGGCTCCATGTACCTGGGATACATCCTCTACTTTGTCCTGGAGGACTTTTGCATCATCTGCGTGACCACGTATGTGCTGAACttcattctctttctcctcaACTACAAGCGCCTGGTGTACTTGAACGAGGCTTGGAAACAACAGCTCCCGGTCAAGCAGGACTAA
- the znhit3 gene encoding zinc finger HIT domain-containing protein 3 isoform X2, producing the protein MACFCFLHSRSCSLGCYKTHKDSCIRVERPAPVTPETNTDEPWNVDDILQKEEDYIDKVPLQKLKLLSQSEELRGLLRNPHLRQLLRSIDSAANKDEMMRAAMQEPLFVEFSDECLKVVENGQRKPSRPGSSEDL; encoded by the exons ATGGCTTGTTTTTGCTTTCTTCATTCACGAAGTTGTTCGCTTGGCTGCTATAAGACACATAAGG ACAGTTGCATTCGTGTTGAACGGCCAGCCCCTGTTACCcctgaaacaaacacagacg AACCGTGGAACGTGGATGACATCCTCCAGAAGGAAGAGGATTATATCGACAAAGTTCCCTTGCAGAAACTTAAACTGCTGA GCCAGTCGGAGGAGCTGAGAGGCCTTCTGCGTAACCCCCACCTGAGACAGTTATTGCGCTCCATCGACTCCGCGGCGAATAAAGACGAAATGATGAGAGCCGCCATGCAGGAACCGCTGTTTGTCGAGTTCTCCGACGAGtgtttgaaagttgtagaaaaTGGCCAACGCAAACCTTCAAGACCAGGGTCCAGTGAAGATCTCTAG
- the znhit3 gene encoding zinc finger HIT domain-containing protein 3 isoform X3: MNAQSRNDNVLLTNRKSHKRGPTFTLKKLCRRMLFFHRHKPDRSGSGGPTRGKVQLIGENIQSGTNILSSIHVNMQICNVCRDEPSKYRCPTCQIRYCSLGCYKTHKDSCIRVERPAPVTPETNTDVEPWNVDDILQKEEDYIDKVPLQKLKLLSQSEELRGLLRNPHLRQLLRSIDSAANKDEMMRAAMQEPLFVEFSDECLKVVENGQRKPSRPGSSEDL, encoded by the exons ATGAACGCCCAATCCCGTAACGACAATGTACTATTAACAAACAGAAAATCACACAAGCGTGGCccgacttttactttgaagaaATTGTGTCGGCGGATGTTATTTTTTCACCGTCACAAACCAGACAGATCAGGAAGTGGTGGACCTACTAGAGGAAAAGTACAATTAATCGGCGAAAATATACAATCAGGAACGAATATACTATCCAGTATCCACGTCAACATGCAGATCTGCAATGTTTGCCGAGACGAGCCATCAAAATATAGATGCCCAACCTGCCAAATCAGATA TTGTTCGCTTGGCTGCTATAAGACACATAAGG ACAGTTGCATTCGTGTTGAACGGCCAGCCCCTGTTACCcctgaaacaaacacagacg tAGAACCGTGGAACGTGGATGACATCCTCCAGAAGGAAGAGGATTATATCGACAAAGTTCCCTTGCAGAAACTTAAACTGCTGA GCCAGTCGGAGGAGCTGAGAGGCCTTCTGCGTAACCCCCACCTGAGACAGTTATTGCGCTCCATCGACTCCGCGGCGAATAAAGACGAAATGATGAGAGCCGCCATGCAGGAACCGCTGTTTGTCGAGTTCTCCGACGAGtgtttgaaagttgtagaaaaTGGCCAACGCAAACCTTCAAGACCAGGGTCCAGTGAAGATCTCTAG
- the vkorc1l1 gene encoding vitamin K epoxide reductase complex subunit 1-like protein 1 isoform X2, whose protein sequence is MMAAPVLRVSTPRWERIARLLVCLLGIVLSLYAFHVEREKARDASYQAICDVSTSISCSKVFTSRWGRGFGLLGSIFGNDSALNQPNSVYGICFYAFQLLLGMTVSAMAALILMTTSILSVMGSMYLGYILYFVLEDFCIICVTTSGASNRVL, encoded by the exons ATGATGGCGGCGCCCGTCCTGAGAGTGTCCACCCCTCGATGGGAGAGAATAGCCCGGCTCCTCGTATGTCTACTAGGCATCGTATTGTCTTTATACGCCTTCCACGTGGAAAGGGAAAAGGCTAGGGATGCGAGCTATCAGGCGATCTGCGACGTCAGTACTTCCATCAGCTGTTCCAAAGTGTTCACCTCAAG ATGGGGACGAGGCTTCGGGCTCCTGGGCTCCATCTTCGGGAACGACAGCGCGCTGAACCAGCCCAACAGCGTCTACGGGATCTGCTTTTACGCTTTTCAGCTTTTACTTG GAATGACGGTCAGCGCAATGGCGGCCCTCATCCTCATGACCACGTCCATCCTGTCGGTCATGGGCTCCATGTACCTGGGATACATCCTCTACTTTGTCCTGGAGGACTTTTGCATCATCTGCGTGACCAC GTCCGGGGCCAGCAATCGTGTTCTGTGA